From the Butyrivibrio fibrisolvens genome, one window contains:
- the metG gene encoding methionine--tRNA ligase has protein sequence MQNKGKYYLTTAIAYTSGKPHIGNTYEAILADAIVRYKRADGYDVHFQTGSDEHGQKIESRAIEAGCDSPKEFVDQVSGVIKDIWNKVGTSYDRFIRTTDEDHVKQVQKIFKRFYDQGDIYKGSYKGKYCTECEAFYTDSQLKDGKCPVCGGDVHDSEEEAYFFKMSNYTQRLIDYINEHPEFIQPESRKNEMMNNFLLPGVQDLCVSRTSFKWGIPVDFDDKHVVYVWLDALANYITGIGYDCDGNSTEEFKKYWPADLHLIGKDILRFHTIYWPIFLMALDLPLPKQIFGHPWLLQGGEKMSKSKGNVIYADDLVDLFGVDAVRYFVLHEMPFDNDGTITWELMVERFNSDLANTLGNLVSRTIAMSNKYFDGVVEDKGVAEAVDEDLKSVVTGTYKVVEEKMDELRVADSLTEIFNLFKRCNKYIDETEPWVLAKDDSKKDRLATVLYNLTESIMIGVSLLAPFMPETAEQTAKNFNTQLRGFDSLSTFGSYPNGNKVSAEPVMLFARKDLETVLKQTAQITEKQKAEFFESQETAANNLEKAGRVQDAEKIRDNLKKLRGDDGSSDEEAIDIEPKAEIEYNDFAAMQFQVGEVIKCEAVPKSKKLLCSQVKVGSKTLQIVSGIHKYYEPEDMVGKKVMVLVNLKPAKLAGVTSEGMLLCAEDADGNLSLMVPEKKMPSGAEIC, from the coding sequence CAGGTAAGCCTCATATAGGTAACACATATGAAGCAATCCTTGCTGATGCTATCGTTCGTTATAAGAGAGCTGACGGCTATGATGTTCACTTCCAGACAGGTTCTGATGAACACGGCCAGAAGATCGAGTCAAGAGCTATTGAAGCAGGGTGCGATAGCCCTAAGGAATTTGTAGATCAGGTATCCGGAGTTATCAAGGATATCTGGAACAAGGTTGGAACATCTTATGACCGTTTCATCCGTACTACTGATGAGGATCATGTTAAGCAGGTTCAGAAGATCTTTAAGAGATTCTATGATCAGGGCGATATCTACAAGGGTTCATACAAAGGAAAATACTGTACAGAGTGTGAAGCTTTCTATACAGACTCTCAGCTCAAGGACGGCAAGTGTCCTGTATGCGGCGGCGATGTTCATGATTCAGAAGAAGAAGCTTATTTCTTCAAGATGAGCAACTATACTCAGAGACTCATTGACTATATCAACGAGCATCCTGAGTTCATCCAGCCTGAGTCCCGTAAGAACGAGATGATGAATAATTTCCTCCTTCCGGGTGTTCAGGATCTGTGCGTATCCAGAACAAGCTTTAAGTGGGGAATCCCGGTAGACTTTGATGACAAGCACGTAGTATACGTATGGCTTGATGCTCTTGCTAACTATATCACAGGTATCGGTTATGACTGTGATGGTAACAGCACAGAAGAGTTCAAGAAATACTGGCCTGCGGACCTTCACCTTATAGGTAAGGATATCTTAAGATTCCATACAATTTACTGGCCTATATTCCTTATGGCTCTTGATCTTCCTCTTCCTAAGCAGATCTTCGGTCATCCATGGCTCCTGCAGGGCGGCGAGAAGATGAGTAAGTCCAAGGGTAACGTTATCTATGCTGATGATCTTGTAGATCTCTTTGGTGTTGATGCGGTTCGTTATTTCGTACTTCACGAGATGCCTTTTGATAACGATGGAACTATCACATGGGAACTTATGGTTGAGCGTTTCAACTCTGATCTTGCCAATACTCTTGGTAACCTTGTAAGCCGTACGATCGCTATGAGCAACAAGTACTTTGACGGCGTGGTAGAAGATAAGGGCGTAGCAGAAGCTGTTGACGAAGACCTTAAGAGCGTTGTTACAGGTACATACAAAGTAGTAGAAGAGAAGATGGATGAGCTTAGAGTAGCTGATTCTCTTACAGAGATCTTCAACCTCTTCAAGAGATGCAATAAGTATATCGATGAGACAGAGCCGTGGGTACTTGCCAAGGATGATTCCAAGAAGGACCGCCTTGCAACAGTTCTTTATAACCTTACAGAATCCATCATGATCGGTGTATCACTTCTTGCTCCGTTCATGCCAGAAACAGCTGAGCAGACAGCTAAGAACTTTAATACACAGCTTAGAGGATTTGACAGCCTTTCTACATTTGGTTCATATCCTAATGGAAACAAGGTTTCAGCTGAGCCTGTAATGCTCTTTGCAAGAAAAGATCTTGAGACAGTCCTTAAGCAGACTGCCCAGATCACCGAGAAGCAGAAAGCAGAGTTTTTTGAAAGTCAGGAGACAGCTGCCAATAACCTTGAAAAGGCAGGAAGAGTTCAGGATGCTGAAAAGATCCGCGACAATCTTAAGAAGCTTCGCGGTGACGATGGATCATCTGATGAAGAAGCTATCGACATCGAGCCTAAAGCTGAAATAGAGTACAACGACTTTGCAGCAATGCAGTTCCAGGTAGGCGAAGTTATCAAGTGTGAAGCTGTACCGAAGTCCAAAAAGCTTCTTTGCTCACAGGTCAAGGTTGGGTCTAAGACTCTTCAGATCGTATCAGGAATTCATAAGTATTATGAGCCTGAAGATATGGTTGGCAAGAAGGTTATGGTTCTTGTAAACCTTAAGCCTGCTAAGCTTGCAGGAGTTACTTCTGAAGGAATGCTTCTGTGCGCAGAGGATGCTGATGGCAATCTCTCACTCATGGTTCCTGAGAAGAAGATGCCTTCTGGAGCAGA